From one Luteolibacter sp. SL250 genomic stretch:
- a CDS encoding putative sensor domain DACNV-containing protein, with the protein MSHQASASLPDLTVDGLVNHLHALTYLKPGGPTPQQLREVMETLYAASLLKEEGRSVRARVIIAPPDDFKDADGPPDGIHAIRFTAPHPLTANEIKRLSPAASFFHSVVAIWPDRDRGFRIWGILNTGPRWMNQVAGGRKSSGKEITQPVVHVRDPGWLLFYQGYNLIAEWRGTEFHGPRIDVFQIRLLNDRFARFRLKMVEELADDCLPCNLCLETYAELSHLISLQFVKRVINLVRTSGHGGSMVMLPFGDKDAELAASWIDCKYSSEPDEAGLRFRHLLQSIIRRVGHLSPVDSTLEDAWDIFRNSHDEELDHLEEAFFELARLFSDLMQVDGALVVDQRMCILGFGGEIRVDRNVLQVHQALDLEGSNLAQWNVQGDGTRHRSVYRLCSVEPKVIGFVISQDSQVRLIANVDDSVVFWAHTMI; encoded by the coding sequence ATGTCGCATCAAGCCTCCGCTTCCCTGCCCGATCTGACCGTGGACGGCCTAGTCAACCACCTCCATGCACTGACCTACCTCAAGCCCGGCGGACCAACCCCGCAGCAGCTCCGCGAGGTGATGGAGACCCTCTATGCCGCCAGCCTGCTGAAGGAGGAAGGCCGCTCCGTGCGGGCGCGCGTGATCATCGCTCCGCCGGACGATTTCAAGGATGCGGACGGTCCACCGGACGGCATCCATGCCATCCGCTTCACCGCCCCCCATCCGCTGACGGCGAACGAAATCAAGCGGCTGAGCCCTGCCGCCAGCTTCTTCCACTCCGTGGTGGCCATCTGGCCGGACCGGGACCGGGGATTCCGCATCTGGGGCATCCTCAACACCGGGCCGCGCTGGATGAACCAGGTCGCGGGTGGCCGGAAGTCCTCCGGCAAGGAGATCACGCAACCGGTCGTCCACGTGCGGGATCCCGGCTGGCTGCTGTTTTACCAAGGCTACAACCTGATCGCGGAGTGGCGCGGCACGGAGTTCCACGGCCCGCGCATCGACGTGTTCCAGATCCGCCTGCTGAACGACCGTTTCGCCCGCTTCCGGCTGAAGATGGTGGAGGAACTGGCCGACGACTGCCTGCCCTGCAACCTCTGCCTGGAGACCTACGCGGAACTGAGCCACCTGATTTCCCTCCAGTTCGTGAAGCGGGTGATCAACCTGGTCCGCACCAGCGGGCATGGCGGCAGCATGGTCATGCTCCCCTTCGGCGACAAGGACGCGGAGCTGGCCGCCAGTTGGATCGACTGCAAGTATTCATCCGAGCCGGACGAGGCGGGCCTGAGGTTCCGCCATCTCCTCCAGTCCATTATCCGCCGTGTGGGTCATCTCAGTCCCGTGGACTCCACCTTGGAAGATGCGTGGGACATTTTCCGCAACAGCCATGACGAGGAACTGGACCATCTGGAGGAAGCGTTCTTCGAGTTGGCCCGCCTGTTCTCCGACCTCATGCAGGTGGACGGCGCACTGGTGGTGGACCAGCGGATGTGCATCCTCGGCTTCGGCGGCGAGATCCGGGTGGACCGCAACGTCCTCCAGGTCCATCAAGCACTGGACCTGGAAGGCAGCAATCTGGCGCAGTGGAACGTGCAGGGCGACGGCACCCGCCACCGCTCCGTCTATCGCCTGTGCTCGGTGGAGCCGAAGGTCATCGGCTTCGTCATTTCCCAGGACAGCCAGGTCAGGCTCATTGCGAACGTGGATGACTCGGTGGTCTTCTGGGCGCACACGATGATCTGA
- a CDS encoding heparinase II/III family protein gives MRCPLLLLTVLIAFHPASADSLGLEKEIRSLGKQPELAKERDTLVAISAKEAARPIIVRPPTLAVLLERYPESMKYQTKPAHQARLTDEEWERFALSLSDANLNGILAERLPRMAAAHVFSKDERILKHIVEQLTEMAAWKPLERPGTNSARQNLKYAPWLGTGWAVRGITGTLDILPPEALPAGLRETLVANLEEEIRGIRNAWKEQKLWYTREESRYSNQWVVPNEALVLASIFNGLGKHRDDYEAGVKNLLKSLNAQGEKGEFTEGGSYAALTMNSFLSAAEAAAAQGDRRLIDHPYLKRFPIWYVHHVQPGGRIINAFDSKVDNLDPNLLSRFVSAVRSPEALWMIRRDKRLGYGTKLGGLSARAVTGLSPQEPPLFAAYDIAARINWRSSWDDATAAGFWMRGGHASDSHDHQDRGHVSFSIGEREILIEAGLASYGIPEHPTHYRSVAAHNVLQVGNAAPDDLKGPVMKASGQILDSAHRSAPITVERMDASGGAASVDMSRCYDSTEKWVRHVTWDKKGVSVKDEVVLKEPDHVTFRWHLAAAADAAVIVNDGSLIINGIEVDYDGDSPVTATVEPMPGFDARLKKSVEHACVVLRSEKPVKSLTLNSRIRLKP, from the coding sequence ATGCGCTGCCCGCTTCTGCTCCTCACCGTCCTGATTGCATTTCACCCGGCCTCCGCGGATTCCCTCGGATTGGAAAAGGAGATCCGATCCCTGGGCAAGCAACCGGAGCTTGCAAAGGAACGGGACACACTGGTGGCCATCTCGGCCAAGGAAGCCGCCAGGCCCATCATCGTCCGTCCGCCGACACTGGCGGTCCTTCTGGAGCGGTATCCGGAGTCGATGAAATACCAGACGAAGCCCGCCCACCAGGCGAGGCTGACGGATGAGGAATGGGAACGTTTCGCCCTTTCGCTGAGCGATGCGAACCTGAACGGCATTCTCGCCGAGCGGCTCCCCCGGATGGCAGCCGCCCATGTCTTCAGCAAGGATGAACGGATCCTGAAACATATCGTGGAGCAGCTCACGGAGATGGCGGCATGGAAGCCGCTGGAGCGTCCCGGTACGAATTCCGCCCGACAGAACCTCAAGTATGCCCCATGGCTGGGCACCGGATGGGCGGTCCGTGGCATCACGGGCACGCTGGACATCCTCCCCCCGGAAGCACTTCCCGCCGGGTTGAGGGAGACTCTGGTGGCGAACCTGGAGGAAGAGATCCGCGGCATCCGGAATGCGTGGAAGGAACAGAAACTCTGGTACACCCGCGAAGAATCCCGCTACAGCAACCAATGGGTGGTACCGAACGAGGCGCTGGTCCTCGCCTCCATCTTCAACGGCTTGGGAAAGCACCGGGACGACTATGAGGCGGGGGTGAAAAACCTGCTCAAATCCCTGAACGCGCAGGGAGAGAAAGGCGAGTTCACCGAAGGCGGTTCCTATGCAGCCCTGACGATGAACAGCTTCCTCTCCGCAGCGGAAGCCGCCGCCGCGCAGGGGGACCGCCGCCTGATCGATCATCCTTACCTGAAGAGATTCCCCATCTGGTACGTCCATCACGTCCAGCCGGGCGGACGGATCATCAATGCATTCGACTCCAAGGTGGACAACCTCGACCCGAACCTGCTCTCCCGCTTCGTCTCCGCCGTCCGCAGCCCGGAAGCGTTGTGGATGATCCGCAGGGACAAGAGGCTGGGATACGGCACCAAACTGGGCGGGCTCTCCGCAAGGGCCGTGACGGGGCTTTCCCCACAGGAACCTCCCCTCTTCGCCGCCTATGACATCGCCGCACGCATCAACTGGCGGAGCAGTTGGGACGATGCGACCGCCGCCGGCTTCTGGATGCGGGGCGGGCATGCGTCGGACTCCCACGACCACCAGGACAGGGGCCATGTCAGCTTTTCCATCGGCGAGCGGGAGATCCTCATCGAGGCGGGGCTGGCGTCCTATGGCATCCCGGAACATCCCACCCACTACCGCAGCGTGGCGGCCCACAACGTGCTGCAGGTGGGGAATGCCGCTCCGGACGATCTGAAAGGCCCCGTGATGAAGGCGTCCGGACAGATCCTGGACTCCGCCCACCGCTCCGCCCCCATCACCGTGGAGCGGATGGATGCCTCCGGCGGTGCCGCCTCCGTGGATATGTCCCGCTGCTATGACTCCACGGAGAAATGGGTGCGCCATGTCACCTGGGACAAGAAAGGCGTATCCGTGAAAGATGAGGTCGTTCTCAAGGAACCGGACCACGTGACGTTCCGCTGGCATCTGGCCGCCGCCGCGGATGCGGCAGTCATCGTGAATGACGGCAGCCTCATCATCAACGGCATCGAGGTCGACTACGATGGTGACTCACCCGTCACCGCCACCGTGGAGCCGATGCCCGGCTTCGACGCCCGGTTGAAGAAATCCGTGGAGCACGCGTGTGTGGTCCTCCGGTCGGAAAAACCGGTGAAATCCCTCACCCTCAACTCACGGATCCGGCTCAAGCCGTGA